In the genome of Carnobacterium pleistocenium FTR1, one region contains:
- a CDS encoding divergent PAP2 family protein, which produces MLILTNFPLIAAFTAITFAQIIKIPVAFLLQRKTTWALATSTGGMPSSHSAAVSALITALALQYGVASPFVAIASTFGVIVMFDSMGVRRQSGEQGILLNQLVVDFHMLRKKVVKLSHESAVLVNEQKERHLKEYLGHKPIEVFFGIFTGIIVAFATRAVLTYFSLL; this is translated from the coding sequence ATGCTTATTTTAACAAATTTCCCGCTTATTGCGGCTTTTACAGCTATTACATTTGCACAAATCATTAAAATCCCAGTAGCTTTTCTCTTACAAAGAAAAACAACTTGGGCTTTAGCTACTTCTACTGGTGGAATGCCAAGCTCACATTCAGCTGCTGTATCAGCTCTTATCACCGCTTTAGCTTTACAATATGGTGTTGCTTCTCCTTTTGTAGCTATAGCAAGTACTTTTGGTGTTATTGTTATGTTTGATTCCATGGGTGTTCGTAGACAAAGTGGCGAACAAGGAATCTTATTAAATCAATTAGTGGTTGATTTTCACATGTTAAGAAAAAAGGTCGTCAAACTTTCCCATGAATCAGCCGTTCTTGTTAATGAGCAAAAAGAACGACATTTGAAAGAATATCTTGGTCATAAACCAATTGAAGTTTTCTTTGGCATTTTTACAGGTATTATAGTAGCTTTTGCAACACGAGCTGTGTTGACTTATTTTTCACTTTTATGA
- a CDS encoding amino acid ABC transporter ATP-binding protein: MIEFKNVEKYYGDFQALKNINLTFKKGEVVVVIGPSGSGKSTMLRCINGLEEISEGELLIEGQNVHDKKTNINEIRKNVGMVFQHFNLYPHKTVLENIMLAPMKVLKHSKEEAQKDAEKFLEKVNMLGKKDAFPSKLSGGQQQRIAIARGLAMDPDVLLFDEPTSALDPETIEDVLDVMKKLAKEGMTMIVVTHEMGFAREVADRVIFMADGEVLEDREAVPFFENPKEERAKQFLSKIINH, translated from the coding sequence ATGATTGAATTTAAAAATGTTGAAAAGTATTATGGTGATTTTCAAGCTTTAAAGAACATCAATCTTACCTTTAAAAAAGGTGAAGTAGTGGTTGTTATCGGGCCTTCTGGTTCTGGTAAAAGTACCATGTTGCGTTGTATCAATGGTTTGGAAGAAATTTCTGAAGGAGAATTATTGATTGAAGGTCAAAATGTCCATGATAAAAAGACGAATATTAATGAGATTCGTAAGAATGTTGGGATGGTATTCCAACACTTTAACCTTTATCCACATAAAACGGTTTTAGAAAATATTATGCTAGCACCAATGAAAGTATTGAAACATTCTAAAGAAGAAGCTCAAAAAGATGCTGAGAAGTTTTTAGAAAAAGTTAATATGCTAGGAAAAAAAGATGCTTTCCCTTCTAAATTATCTGGTGGACAACAACAGCGTATCGCTATTGCTAGAGGATTAGCGATGGATCCTGACGTCTTATTGTTTGATGAGCCAACCAGTGCTCTAGATCCTGAAACGATTGAAGATGTGCTAGACGTTATGAAAAAATTAGCTAAAGAAGGCATGACCATGATTGTGGTTACGCATGAAATGGGCTTTGCACGTGAAGTAGCTGACCGCGTTATTTTTATGGCCGATGGAGAAGTCCTTGAAGATCGCGAAGCGGTTCCGTTCTTTGAAAATCCTAAAGAAGAACGTGCTAAACAATTTTTAAGTAAAATTATTAATCATTAA
- a CDS encoding TIGR01906 family membrane protein — protein sequence MKEKFLHFIGIICLFLFIVSFSIALTINLTPLYGFDINYLGISESIGLSKETLMENYRVLLTYLNLPWVTELNFPDFPSSESGLFHFYEVKRLFILDYVIALVTAVGSSFYLYYIKKNQLFWKLVRPFQVGIAVPFVVLFMIAVSFDQLFVAFHKLFFNNDDWLFNPSTDPIILALPETFFMHCFILAFVLIEIQIVFGYFCAKKQAFK from the coding sequence GTGAAAGAGAAATTTTTGCACTTTATAGGAATAATTTGTTTGTTCTTGTTTATTGTATCGTTTTCGATTGCACTAACGATCAATTTGACACCATTATATGGTTTTGATATCAATTATTTAGGGATTTCTGAAAGTATTGGTTTATCAAAAGAAACATTAATGGAAAACTACCGGGTATTATTAACCTACTTGAACTTACCTTGGGTAACCGAGTTAAACTTTCCAGATTTTCCGAGTTCAGAAAGTGGCTTATTTCATTTTTATGAAGTCAAACGACTCTTTATACTCGACTATGTAATTGCTTTGGTTACTGCTGTAGGATCTTCTTTTTATCTTTACTACATCAAAAAGAATCAGCTTTTTTGGAAATTGGTTCGTCCATTCCAAGTAGGGATAGCTGTTCCGTTTGTTGTACTATTTATGATAGCCGTTAGTTTTGATCAATTATTTGTGGCTTTTCATAAGTTGTTTTTTAATAACGATGATTGGTTGTTCAATCCGTCTACGGATCCAATTATTTTAGCATTACCTGAAACATTCTTTATGCACTGTTTTATATTAGCTTTCGTGTTGATTGAAATTCAAATTGTTTTTGGCTATTTTTGTGCTAAAAAGCAAGCTTTTAAATAA
- a CDS encoding glucose-6-phosphate isomerase, with the protein MGHIKFDYSNIENVVQPHELTNLQQQVTTADEMLRKGTGAGNEYLGWIDLPKNYDKEEFGRIKKAAKKIQSDSEILVVIGIGGSYLGSKAAIDFLNHSFVNLLDKEARKAPQILFAGNSISSSYLHDLIQVIGDRDFSVNIISKSGTTTEPAIAFRVFKELLEKKYGSEEAKARIYATTDKERGALKQEANAQGYESFIIPDDVGGRFSVLTAVGLLPIAASGADIDQLMKGAADASDAFSNDKIEENDAYQYAVLRNILYRKGKDTEILVNYEPSLQYFSEWWKQLAGESEGKDQKGIYPSSVNFSTDLHSMGQYIQEGQRNIFETVIKVAKPKFDMAIPTTKEDLDGLGYLEGKGIDYVNTKAFQGTLLAHTDGDVPNMIVTIPQQDAYTLGYMMYFFEIAIGLSGYLNGVNPFDQPGVEAYKKNMFALLGKPGFEELGKELNARL; encoded by the coding sequence GTGGGTCACATTAAATTCGATTATTCAAATATTGAAAATGTTGTACAGCCTCATGAATTGACAAACTTACAACAACAAGTTACAACTGCAGACGAAATGTTGCGCAAAGGAACTGGAGCAGGTAACGAATACCTTGGTTGGATCGACTTGCCAAAAAATTACGATAAAGAAGAATTTGGACGCATTAAAAAAGCTGCTAAAAAAATTCAAAGTGATTCAGAAATTCTTGTTGTTATTGGAATTGGAGGATCTTACTTAGGATCAAAAGCTGCAATCGACTTCCTAAACCATTCTTTCGTTAATTTACTTGATAAAGAAGCTCGTAAAGCACCGCAAATTCTTTTTGCTGGAAACAGTATTAGTTCAAGCTACTTACACGATTTGATTCAAGTCATTGGAGACCGTGATTTCTCAGTAAACATCATTTCGAAATCGGGTACAACAACTGAACCGGCTATTGCTTTTAGAGTATTTAAAGAATTGCTAGAAAAAAAATATGGTTCAGAAGAAGCAAAAGCACGTATTTATGCTACTACTGATAAAGAACGTGGAGCTTTGAAACAAGAAGCAAATGCACAAGGCTATGAATCATTTATCATTCCTGACGACGTCGGCGGACGTTTCTCCGTTTTAACAGCAGTTGGTTTATTGCCAATTGCAGCTAGTGGAGCAGATATTGATCAATTGATGAAAGGTGCTGCAGATGCGTCAGATGCATTCTCTAATGATAAAATCGAAGAGAACGATGCTTATCAATACGCTGTATTGCGTAACATCTTATACCGTAAAGGAAAAGATACTGAAATTTTAGTTAACTATGAACCATCATTACAATATTTCTCAGAGTGGTGGAAACAATTAGCTGGAGAATCAGAAGGTAAGGACCAAAAAGGAATCTATCCTTCAAGTGTAAACTTCTCTACTGATCTTCACTCAATGGGTCAATACATCCAAGAAGGACAACGCAATATTTTTGAAACAGTTATTAAAGTTGCTAAACCAAAATTTGATATGGCTATTCCAACTACTAAAGAAGATTTAGACGGATTAGGCTATTTAGAAGGAAAAGGTATTGATTACGTAAATACCAAAGCTTTCCAAGGAACCCTTTTAGCACATACTGATGGAGATGTACCTAACATGATTGTAACTATTCCTCAACAAGATGCTTATACATTAGGTTACATGATGTACTTCTTTGAAATTGCAATCGGCTTATCTGGTTACTTGAATGGTGTAAATCCATTTGATCAACCAGGTGTGGAAGCATACAAGAAAAACATGTTTGCTTTATTAGGAAAACCAGGATTTGAAGAATTAGGTAAAGAATTAAACGCACGTCTATAA
- a CDS encoding NAD(P)/FAD-dependent oxidoreductase, whose product MTITKEVFDITIIGGGPVGMFAAFYSGMRNAKVKIIESLPQLGGQLSMLYPEKDIYDIAALPVIKGQELIDNLSIQISRFDPTICLEEEVIDVFKNDTGIFELTTKKSIHYSKAIIITAGNGAFQPRRLELDHAEDYEGKTLHYYVNNIEQFKDRTVAICGGGDSAVDWALALGPIAKKVYLIHRRNNFRALEHSVSLLEDSNVEVITPYIPVAIKGEHPQIQSVHLKEVRGENEKELEIDNFLINYGFTSSIGSMKKWGFAVTRNEIPVNTKMETTVPGIYAAGDICIYDGKIKLIATGFGEAPTAVNNAMSYINPDERVQPMHSTSLF is encoded by the coding sequence TTGACTATTACTAAAGAAGTCTTCGACATTACTATTATTGGTGGAGGCCCTGTTGGCATGTTCGCTGCTTTTTATAGCGGTATGCGAAATGCAAAAGTAAAAATAATTGAAAGCTTGCCTCAATTAGGCGGACAACTAAGTATGTTGTATCCTGAAAAAGATATCTATGATATCGCGGCACTGCCTGTCATTAAAGGACAAGAATTGATTGACAACCTTTCCATTCAGATTTCTCGTTTTGATCCGACGATTTGTTTAGAAGAAGAAGTTATTGATGTCTTTAAAAATGATACTGGAATCTTCGAGCTAACTACTAAAAAATCGATTCATTATTCAAAAGCCATTATTATAACTGCTGGAAATGGAGCTTTTCAACCTCGTAGATTAGAGTTAGATCATGCAGAAGATTATGAAGGCAAAACTTTACACTATTATGTCAACAATATTGAACAATTTAAAGATCGTACTGTAGCTATCTGCGGTGGAGGCGATTCTGCGGTAGATTGGGCCTTAGCTCTTGGACCTATTGCTAAAAAAGTGTATTTGATTCACAGAAGGAATAATTTTAGAGCGTTAGAACATAGTGTTTCTTTGTTAGAAGATTCGAATGTTGAAGTGATTACCCCTTATATTCCAGTCGCTATTAAAGGAGAACATCCTCAGATTCAATCGGTTCATTTAAAAGAAGTTAGAGGAGAAAACGAGAAAGAACTTGAAATTGATAACTTTTTAATCAATTATGGATTTACTTCTTCTATTGGCTCAATGAAGAAATGGGGTTTTGCTGTAACCCGTAATGAAATCCCAGTTAACACTAAAATGGAAACGACAGTACCTGGTATTTATGCAGCAGGAGACATTTGTATCTATGATGGGAAAATCAAATTGATCGCTACCGGATTCGGAGAAGCTCCGACTGCTGTCAATAATGCCATGAGTTACATCAATCCAGATGAGCGAGTACAGCCTATGCACAGTACGAGTCTTTTTTGA
- a CDS encoding YutD family protein codes for MTSENETTKEQMHDKTQSKKEAHSKKRPAKPRPKKRVRETKPFVLETEVESDTKELTKNTVDKEVDELIKPVEEPVVKRIDATTIMIEDKKFEIVQDYREAFDSERLGERYSEILNKYDYIVADWGFEQLRLKGFYDNRNRKVPQDQRIANLQDYLYEYCNFGCPYFVLQRVDDKKERTATSKPKRRRTQKSKSPTNEKVVKQGQSKNIASKQTETVNSKKSSDRMKAKKDFVKKEISPVEKSIEKNFSKETVETVKDAKGKRQYSIRRKVVPK; via the coding sequence ATGACAAGCGAAAACGAAACAACTAAAGAACAAATGCATGATAAAACACAGTCTAAAAAAGAGGCTCATTCAAAAAAACGACCGGCTAAACCAAGGCCAAAAAAACGTGTAAGGGAAACAAAACCATTTGTGCTCGAAACAGAAGTGGAAAGTGATACAAAAGAGCTGACCAAAAATACAGTAGACAAAGAAGTCGATGAATTGATTAAACCGGTTGAAGAACCGGTGGTCAAAAGAATTGATGCTACAACGATTATGATAGAAGATAAGAAATTTGAAATTGTACAGGACTACCGAGAGGCTTTTGATTCGGAACGACTGGGTGAGCGCTACAGCGAGATTTTAAACAAATACGATTATATCGTTGCGGATTGGGGATTTGAACAATTGCGGCTGAAAGGGTTTTATGATAACCGTAATCGAAAAGTACCACAAGATCAACGTATTGCAAATCTGCAAGATTATTTGTATGAGTATTGTAATTTTGGCTGTCCTTATTTTGTTTTGCAACGAGTGGATGACAAAAAAGAGCGGACTGCAACTAGTAAACCTAAAAGACGCAGAACACAAAAAAGTAAGAGTCCTACAAATGAAAAAGTAGTTAAACAAGGTCAATCAAAAAATATAGCTTCAAAACAAACCGAAACAGTTAATTCAAAAAAATCATCTGATAGAATGAAAGCAAAAAAAGATTTTGTCAAAAAAGAAATTTCACCAGTTGAAAAATCAATTGAAAAAAATTTTTCAAAAGAAACAGTTGAAACTGTGAAAGATGCTAAAGGGAAACGCCAATACAGTATCCGTCGTAAAGTGGTTCCAAAATAA
- a CDS encoding peptidylprolyl isomerase — translation MSEFPQLSKEVANNEKVATLKTTMGDLKIKLFPEVAPKAVENFVKLAESGYYNGIIFHRVIPDFMIQGGDPTGTGMGGESVWGSAFEDEFSDKAYNLKGALSMANAGPGTNGSQFFIVSASQTPANMVGQLEAAGYPVEIVEAYKENGGTPWLDNRHTVFGHVIEGMDVVDAIQSVKRGPQDKPVNDIVIESIELA, via the coding sequence ATGTCTGAATTTCCACAATTATCAAAAGAAGTAGCAAATAATGAAAAAGTTGCTACGCTTAAAACAACTATGGGTGATTTGAAAATAAAATTGTTCCCTGAAGTTGCTCCTAAAGCTGTAGAAAACTTTGTTAAATTAGCAGAAAGTGGATACTACAATGGAATTATTTTCCACCGTGTTATTCCTGATTTCATGATTCAAGGCGGAGACCCAACTGGAACCGGTATGGGTGGAGAAAGTGTCTGGGGAAGTGCTTTTGAAGATGAATTTTCAGACAAAGCATATAACCTTAAAGGTGCTCTTTCTATGGCAAATGCAGGTCCGGGTACAAATGGAAGTCAATTCTTTATTGTATCAGCTTCTCAAACACCTGCAAACATGGTAGGTCAACTTGAAGCTGCTGGTTACCCTGTAGAAATTGTTGAAGCCTACAAAGAAAATGGCGGAACACCATGGTTAGACAACCGTCATACTGTTTTTGGTCATGTAATTGAAGGCATGGATGTTGTCGATGCGATCCAAAGTGTAAAACGTGGACCTCAAGACAAACCCGTAAATGATATTGTCATCGAAAGCATTGAATTAGCTTAA
- a CDS encoding TIGR01457 family HAD-type hydrolase — translation MKYKGYLIDLDGTMYLGKEPIQAASRFIKRLQENKIPYLFVTNNSSKTQKEVADNLIQNFDVQTSEEEVYTSSLATADYLTSLGGGKKVYIIGETGIRSALENAGFIEDEENPDYVVVGIDRQVTYQKFETATLAIHKGARFIATNKDTNLPSDKGMVPGAGSLVALLVSATKVQPTFIGKPEAIIMEEAIKTIGLTKEEVIMVGDNYETDILAGINNAVDTLLVLTGFTSLNDLELVEKQPTYLLNSLDEWVF, via the coding sequence ATGAAGTATAAAGGGTATTTGATTGATTTAGACGGTACGATGTATTTAGGAAAAGAACCGATTCAAGCAGCTTCACGGTTCATTAAAAGACTGCAAGAAAATAAAATTCCTTATTTATTTGTGACAAATAATTCTTCTAAGACACAAAAAGAAGTTGCCGATAATTTGATTCAAAATTTTGATGTTCAAACCTCTGAAGAAGAAGTGTATACAAGCTCATTGGCTACTGCTGATTATTTGACTTCATTAGGTGGAGGAAAAAAAGTCTATATTATAGGAGAAACAGGTATCAGAAGTGCTTTGGAAAATGCAGGCTTTATTGAAGATGAAGAGAACCCGGATTACGTGGTTGTAGGGATCGACCGACAAGTTACGTATCAGAAGTTTGAAACGGCTACTTTAGCTATTCATAAAGGCGCTCGTTTTATTGCAACCAATAAAGATACTAATCTACCGAGTGATAAAGGGATGGTACCTGGTGCTGGTTCGTTAGTGGCTTTATTAGTGTCAGCAACCAAGGTTCAACCGACTTTTATAGGCAAGCCAGAAGCCATCATCATGGAGGAAGCCATTAAAACGATTGGCTTAACAAAAGAAGAAGTCATTATGGTAGGCGATAATTACGAAACAGATATTTTAGCAGGAATCAACAATGCTGTCGATACTCTACTAGTATTGACAGGCTTTACTTCATTAAATGATTTAGAACTTGTGGAAAAACAACCGACTTATTTATTAAATTCCTTGGATGAGTGGGTGTTTTAG
- a CDS encoding bifunctional metallophosphatase/5'-nucleotidase, translating to MERIHIYHTNDIHSHFENWPRISAYLREEYKRLEQENETVFSFDIGDACDRVHPLTEATDGKANILLLNEVKYDAVTIGNNEGIGSSKKQLSHLYDEANFPVVISNLYDYKTGYPPEWAKMFHIVQTKSGHKIGLFGLTAPFPTSYKPIGWNVKDPDEVIGDLLEVLSPLVDSVILLSHLGIGEDQRIAEMYPMISVIIGSHTHHLLPNGRKVRNTLLAAAGKFGQYVGHIELEIDGNRIIAAEATVKETATIKPPKNEKWIIESYETKGHQLLNEQVIATIPTNFSVNWQGNSELVTLGLEALKEYAHTDAAILNAGLFMQPLIEGTVTKNELHEILPHPMRILRCTLDGENLIRVIYEMEKNRLFLRNFPIKGIGFRGKVFGEICYNGVTYDKMTGEVKWLDEPIDASKQYTFATVDHFMFIPFFPTIEITGTNEVLFPYFIRNVLGQYLKKHYPANQLTESMDKESR from the coding sequence ATGGAACGTATCCATATTTATCATACAAACGATATTCATTCTCACTTTGAAAATTGGCCGAGGATCTCTGCCTATTTGCGAGAAGAGTATAAACGATTGGAACAAGAAAATGAAACGGTATTTTCATTTGATATTGGAGATGCTTGTGATCGCGTCCATCCTTTGACAGAAGCTACTGATGGAAAAGCTAACATTCTTTTATTAAATGAAGTGAAATATGATGCAGTAACGATTGGAAACAACGAAGGTATTGGGAGCTCAAAAAAACAATTGAGCCATCTATATGATGAAGCCAATTTCCCGGTTGTAATCTCAAATTTATATGATTATAAAACAGGATACCCTCCTGAATGGGCAAAAATGTTTCATATTGTTCAAACAAAATCTGGGCATAAAATCGGTCTATTTGGTTTAACGGCGCCTTTTCCCACCAGTTATAAACCCATTGGATGGAATGTTAAAGACCCCGATGAAGTAATAGGTGATTTATTGGAAGTGTTATCTCCTTTAGTCGATTCTGTTATTTTATTATCTCATTTAGGAATTGGTGAAGACCAGCGAATTGCTGAGATGTATCCTATGATTTCTGTCATTATTGGTTCGCATACGCATCACCTATTGCCAAATGGGCGAAAAGTGCGAAATACTTTGCTAGCCGCTGCGGGGAAATTTGGTCAATATGTGGGTCATATTGAATTAGAAATCGATGGAAATAGAATCATAGCAGCTGAAGCAACAGTCAAAGAAACGGCAACAATAAAACCACCGAAAAATGAAAAGTGGATAATTGAAAGCTATGAGACAAAAGGGCATCAATTGCTCAATGAACAAGTAATTGCTACGATCCCAACTAACTTTTCTGTGAATTGGCAAGGCAACTCTGAGTTAGTTACGCTAGGATTAGAAGCTCTTAAGGAATATGCACATACAGATGCTGCTATTTTAAATGCTGGTTTGTTTATGCAGCCGTTAATTGAAGGAACGGTCACGAAAAATGAATTGCATGAGATTTTACCACATCCTATGCGTATCTTAAGGTGTACATTAGATGGAGAAAATTTGATTCGTGTTATTTATGAAATGGAAAAGAATCGCTTATTTCTAAGGAATTTCCCAATCAAAGGAATTGGATTTAGAGGTAAAGTTTTTGGTGAAATCTGTTACAATGGAGTAACCTATGATAAAATGACCGGTGAAGTCAAGTGGTTAGATGAACCAATAGATGCATCTAAACAATATACCTTTGCTACAGTAGATCATTTTATGTTTATTCCGTTTTTTCCTACTATTGAGATCACGGGAACGAATGAAGTATTATTTCCCTATTTTATACGAAATGTCTTAGGACAATATTTAAAAAAACATTACCCGGCAAATCAATTAACTGAATCAATGGATAAAGAAAGCAGGTGA
- a CDS encoding CvfD/Ygs/GSP13 family RNA-binding post-transcriptional regulator codes for MRYKIGMVIKGKITGIQPYGAFVSLDEQTQGLIHISECKHGFVKELSEVLAVGNEIEVMVLDIDEYTKKISLSLRALEESTTFQYHSKKRRKYHDKFGILGFDTIKESIPKWIKEAKEDEKKHVLKK; via the coding sequence ATGAGGTATAAAATTGGCATGGTCATTAAAGGCAAAATTACTGGAATTCAACCTTACGGGGCATTTGTTTCTCTTGATGAACAAACGCAAGGGCTTATCCATATCTCAGAATGCAAGCATGGTTTTGTTAAAGAATTAAGTGAAGTACTGGCAGTCGGGAACGAAATTGAAGTAATGGTGCTAGATATTGACGAATACACAAAAAAAATCAGTTTGTCTTTAAGAGCGCTAGAAGAAAGCACGACATTTCAATATCATTCTAAGAAGAGACGAAAGTATCACGATAAATTTGGAATACTAGGTTTTGACACTATAAAAGAGTCAATACCTAAATGGATAAAAGAAGCAAAAGAAGATGAAAAAAAGCATGTTTTAAAAAAATAA
- a CDS encoding MalY/PatB family protein translates to MDWNFDELIDRHEQNSVKWGYSEKIFGEESILPMWVADMDFANPPMILEALKELVDQRILGYAFPPDSLYQAIIDWQKEHHNVSLTAQDILFSPGVVPSIALLIQTFTNEQDAVMIHDPVYNPFESMVTLNNRKVIRSSLLIVDGQFKIDFADIEQQFKREKVKLFILSNPHNPGGRVWTKQELIQLADLCQNYQVLLCSDEIHGDLVYQPEDFFSVVAISEKYKNFVITLTAATKTFNLAGIKNSMIFVQNETLRNALVLAQAKTEQNSINTFGYAATEAAFTTGAPWLKDLLAYLKTNLATICTFFDAELPGVSYMTPQGTYLFWFDCSTLSIPDEQLTHHFAQVGKIGLNAGSAYGPTGSQYMRLNFAAPHEVVVEGLNRIKCAFDHPTSYK, encoded by the coding sequence ATGGATTGGAACTTTGATGAACTTATTGATCGACATGAACAAAACAGTGTCAAATGGGGCTATTCAGAAAAAATATTTGGCGAGGAATCCATTTTACCTATGTGGGTAGCCGATATGGATTTTGCAAATCCCCCCATGATTTTAGAGGCTTTGAAAGAATTAGTAGATCAACGGATATTGGGTTACGCTTTTCCTCCTGACTCCCTTTATCAAGCTATTATTGACTGGCAAAAAGAGCATCATAACGTATCTTTGACCGCTCAAGATATTTTGTTTTCTCCTGGAGTTGTTCCAAGCATTGCATTATTAATCCAAACCTTTACAAATGAACAAGATGCCGTAATGATCCATGATCCGGTTTACAATCCATTTGAATCTATGGTGACACTGAATAACCGAAAAGTGATTCGGTCCTCATTACTTATTGTAGATGGCCAATTTAAGATAGATTTCGCAGATATAGAACAGCAGTTTAAACGAGAGAAAGTGAAATTATTTATTTTGAGCAATCCACATAATCCCGGAGGAAGGGTTTGGACAAAACAAGAATTAATTCAACTAGCAGATCTTTGTCAAAATTATCAAGTTCTTTTATGTAGCGACGAGATCCACGGCGATCTTGTATACCAACCTGAGGATTTTTTCTCTGTTGTAGCTATTAGTGAAAAATATAAAAATTTTGTCATAACACTCACGGCAGCTACTAAAACATTTAATTTAGCTGGCATTAAGAATTCAATGATCTTCGTACAAAACGAAACGTTACGAAATGCCTTGGTATTAGCTCAAGCAAAGACAGAACAAAATAGCATCAATACATTTGGCTATGCAGCTACAGAAGCAGCTTTTACAACAGGGGCTCCATGGTTAAAGGACCTCTTAGCTTATTTAAAAACCAATTTAGCTACTATTTGTACTTTTTTTGATGCAGAATTGCCTGGCGTTTCCTATATGACACCACAAGGAACTTACTTATTTTGGTTTGATTGCTCTACGCTTAGCATTCCTGATGAACAATTGACGCATCATTTTGCACAAGTTGGGAAAATTGGTTTAAACGCTGGCTCAGCTTATGGTCCAACTGGATCACAATATATGCGGTTAAACTTTGCTGCTCCCCATGAGGTAGTTGTTGAAGGTTTAAATCGTATAAAGTGTGCTTTTGACCATCCGACTAGTTACAAATAG
- a CDS encoding phosphatidylglycerophosphatase A family protein, with the protein MVKDTTELHEKALELLNQRGVQLQDIAELVMFLQQSYINDLSLELCLEHVEAVLKKREVQNTILTGIQLDILAEDKQLMNPLLDIIVDDEGLYGIDEILALSIVNVYGSIGFTNYGYIDKIKPGILGKLNKHEGNKVHTFLDDIVGAIAAAAASRLAHTQPDKSGITQ; encoded by the coding sequence ATGGTAAAAGATACAACTGAATTACATGAAAAAGCATTAGAATTATTAAATCAACGTGGCGTTCAACTACAAGACATTGCTGAATTGGTCATGTTTTTACAACAATCTTACATTAATGATTTAAGTCTTGAATTATGTTTGGAACATGTTGAAGCTGTTCTTAAAAAAAGAGAAGTTCAAAATACTATCCTTACAGGAATTCAATTGGATATTTTAGCAGAAGATAAGCAGTTAATGAACCCTTTACTAGATATCATTGTTGATGATGAAGGGCTTTATGGAATTGATGAGATCTTAGCTCTTTCTATCGTAAACGTTTATGGTTCGATTGGTTTTACAAATTACGGATACATTGACAAAATCAAACCCGGTATCTTAGGCAAATTAAATAAACACGAAGGAAATAAAGTCCATACTTTCTTGGATGATATTGTTGGAGCTATTGCAGCTGCAGCTGCTAGTCGTTTAGCACATACTCAACCAGATAAAAGTGGTATCACTCAATAA